The following proteins are co-located in the Pomacea canaliculata isolate SZHN2017 linkage group LG8, ASM307304v1, whole genome shotgun sequence genome:
- the LOC112571137 gene encoding uncharacterized protein LOC112571137, with amino-acid sequence MYKTGLSSHKVSVREKEIHEDMVQTPAEDFPSYVTVNTWAAEFKRDRVSTEDDPRSGQPKTSTTDDQVDVNHRLVLNDGHITVQQIAKSKGISSGSAHTVLTEILEMSKLPARWGPRKLKKAERRWTKYIDVRMDYLEKL; translated from the coding sequence atgtacaaaacaggTCTGAGCAGTCATAAAGTATCTGTAAGAGAAAAGGAAATCCATGAGGACATGGTACAGACACCTGCTGAGGACTTCCCTTCCTATGTAACTGTGAACACGTGGGCTGCTGAATTCAAGCGGGACAGGGTCAGCACAGAAGATGACCCTCGGTCAGGTCAACCAAAAACCTCAACCACTGATGATCAAGTTGATGTCAATCACCGTCTGGTTTTGAATGACGGACATATTACTGTCCAGCAGATAGCTAAGTCCAAAGGCATTAGTTCTGGTTCAGCCCACACTGTTTTAACCGAGATCTTGGAGATGAGCAAGCTGCCTGCTAGATGGGGcccaagaaaactgaaaaaggcTGAGCGTCGTTGGACCAAGTACATTGATGTCAGGATGGACTATttagaaaaattgtga